The Sediminispirochaeta bajacaliforniensis DSM 16054 genome includes a window with the following:
- a CDS encoding PhzF family phenazine biosynthesis protein, with protein MENDYRVRVFAPMFGYLEDPATGSGNSALGYYLMSNSMWDKKMLRIEQNNSMESFNLIQLQRKEDSNKNQRVLFGGGANKRIEGEYHLYPENFTDSYYSL; from the coding sequence ATGGAAAATGACTACCGTGTGAGAGTCTTTGCGCCAATGTTTGGCTATTTGGAAGACCCTGCTACAGGATCGGGAAATTCTGCTTTGGGCTACTATCTAATGAGTAATAGCATGTGGGACAAAAAAATGTTGAGGATTGAGCAGAATAATTCAATGGAAAGCTTTAATCTTATACAATTACAAAGGAAAGAGGACAGTAACAAAAATCAAAGGGTACTGTTTGGCGGTGGAGCCAATAAACGAATAGAAGGGGAATATCACCTATACCCAGAAAACTTTACAGACTCATACTATTCTCTGTAG
- a CDS encoding peptide deformylase yields MQTNVLLLGDPRLREKAARVSLPPDTQRCRENEPLQKALEAFRAEKGFGRAIAAPQIGISKRVIALHLEGKTFSIFNPAITSHSEETFLLWDDCMSFPDLLVKVRRYTSISIVYQDALGREHRWENLDRSRSELLQHEIDHLDGILAIDRAIDQKSVIYRSVFEENKPYFVRQVD; encoded by the coding sequence ATGCAAACGAACGTCTTATTACTCGGAGATCCGCGGTTACGCGAAAAAGCAGCCCGTGTTTCCCTTCCGCCCGATACACAGCGTTGTAGGGAAAATGAACCTTTGCAAAAGGCTCTCGAAGCGTTCAGGGCCGAAAAAGGGTTCGGCAGAGCCATCGCCGCTCCTCAGATCGGAATCTCAAAGCGCGTCATTGCATTGCACCTCGAAGGAAAGACCTTCTCGATCTTCAACCCCGCTATCACCAGCCATTCGGAGGAGACCTTTCTGCTTTGGGACGACTGTATGTCCTTTCCCGATCTTCTTGTGAAGGTCAGACGATATACATCGATCAGCATCGTATACCAGGATGCATTGGGCAGGGAACATCGATGGGAAAATCTTGACCGCTCCCGGTCGGAATTATTACAACATGAAATCGATCACTTAGATGGTATCCTGGCGATCGACCGGGCCATAGATCAAAAGAGCGTTATCTACCGATCTGTATTTGAAGAGAATAAACCCTACTTTGTCAGGCAGGTTGACTGA
- a CDS encoding FGGY-family carbohydrate kinase: MSFLGIDIGTSGTTALLIGDSGKVISVGSVSYSRIYPRAGYEEQVPDEIWNGVCGAIQRTLREAVDVEEIRGVSMASQRGSFIPVDSRFRPLANAIVWSDMRAKQEAEALAREIDDDAHAEMVGCLPSFLWTASKIRWLVHSYPKPEDIFAFCNEQEWIGHMLGADLFATSPSALTMNGMMDVRSFDWADTILDHIGITKAQLPRIEQSGICIGAVSASAAEATGLTAGTPIFLGGGDQQCAALGTGTLSEHDIHMSLGTGGAIVSLQKNLPAAKKGMIIGGHVFARSWDYETLLLSAGNGYAWLRQIIGSEKLSEIDAVLENERDGTDVLFFPFLAGQAEYGTSDHSTGVFWGIRSGSTAEDLAKAVMEGTADEIRMKLGLFFDNGKPIHVTGGCFFSDFWSRMIATKIHRSLSIPVCQECTALGAAMIAGVGSGWFSDYAEAVSQSVSIDRVIDPEPDWFPAMDASYERFIALYKKFQDVDLF; the protein is encoded by the coding sequence ATGAGCTTTTTAGGAATTGATATTGGTACAAGCGGAACTACTGCTTTGCTTATAGGTGACTCAGGTAAGGTTATTTCCGTTGGTTCTGTTTCCTATTCCAGAATCTACCCTCGGGCGGGATATGAGGAGCAGGTCCCCGATGAAATCTGGAATGGGGTGTGCGGCGCCATACAGCGAACCTTGAGGGAAGCCGTAGATGTCGAGGAGATCCGGGGCGTGAGTATGGCCAGCCAAAGGGGCTCCTTCATTCCCGTCGACAGCCGCTTCCGTCCCCTCGCAAATGCGATCGTCTGGTCCGATATGCGGGCAAAGCAAGAGGCTGAGGCTCTTGCCCGTGAGATCGATGACGATGCTCATGCAGAGATGGTAGGTTGTCTTCCCTCTTTTCTTTGGACGGCATCGAAGATACGGTGGCTTGTTCATTCCTATCCCAAGCCGGAGGACATCTTTGCCTTTTGTAATGAACAGGAGTGGATCGGACATATGCTTGGAGCCGATCTCTTTGCCACGTCTCCCTCTGCCCTAACCATGAACGGTATGATGGATGTCAGATCATTTGACTGGGCAGACACGATCCTGGATCATATAGGGATTACCAAGGCGCAATTACCGAGGATTGAGCAGTCGGGGATCTGCATCGGTGCTGTTTCGGCATCTGCCGCCGAGGCAACGGGGCTTACCGCAGGAACTCCCATTTTCCTCGGAGGGGGCGACCAGCAATGTGCGGCACTCGGCACCGGGACCCTATCCGAACATGATATCCATATGAGCCTTGGGACCGGGGGGGCTATCGTTTCTTTGCAAAAAAATCTTCCGGCAGCCAAGAAAGGGATGATAATCGGAGGACATGTTTTTGCAAGGAGCTGGGATTACGAGACGCTTTTGCTTTCTGCCGGAAACGGTTATGCTTGGCTCCGGCAGATCATCGGCAGTGAAAAGCTATCGGAAATCGATGCTGTATTAGAAAACGAAAGGGACGGCACCGATGTGTTGTTCTTTCCGTTCCTGGCGGGACAGGCAGAGTATGGCACTTCCGATCATTCGACGGGCGTATTCTGGGGTATTCGCTCAGGTTCCACTGCAGAGGATCTTGCAAAAGCTGTCATGGAAGGAACCGCCGACGAGATACGCATGAAGCTTGGTCTCTTTTTCGACAATGGAAAGCCCATTCATGTGACTGGTGGATGTTTTTTCTCTGATTTTTGGAGTCGTATGATAGCGACAAAAATTCATCGATCTTTGTCGATACCTGTTTGCCAGGAGTGCACAGCCTTGGGTGCTGCCATGATTGCGGGTGTTGGAAGTGGATGGTTTTCCGATTATGCGGAAGCTGTTTCTCAATCTGTTTCCATTGATAGGGTGATTGATCCCGAGCCGGATTGGTTTCCTGCAATGGATGCAAGCTATGAAAGGTTCATTGCTTTGTATAAAAAATTTCAAGATGTAGATTTATTTTGA
- a CDS encoding DeoR/GlpR family DNA-binding transcription regulator, giving the protein MGKQNQRAVEIVSLLKDGQFLSIQELAARLRVSSMTIRRDLEKLQENRIIKQVPGGAIINDASTVDRNSSYSLLSESCLNRNAKIQIGRKAAELVCPHDSIIIDSGTTTEFLAKFLPDNIELTVLCYTLNVLFSILEKKQCKKVLAGGHYHENTMLFDSPEGIQQIRQFRANKAFIGATGFSSQLGITCSNEGEPIIKQTALESSQEKILMIDSSKFDFVRPYYFAEPEAFDIIITDTGIPDAYRKYLEDLDVNLILV; this is encoded by the coding sequence ATGGGAAAACAGAATCAGAGAGCCGTTGAGATAGTATCTCTTTTAAAGGATGGGCAATTCCTCAGTATTCAGGAACTTGCTGCCCGTCTTCGTGTTTCTTCAATGACGATCCGGCGAGATCTTGAAAAGCTTCAGGAAAATCGGATTATCAAGCAGGTTCCCGGCGGTGCAATCATCAACGATGCAAGTACCGTCGATAGAAACTCATCTTACTCACTTTTATCAGAGTCGTGTCTTAATCGAAATGCCAAGATACAAATTGGGAGAAAGGCGGCGGAGTTGGTCTGCCCCCATGATTCCATCATCATAGATTCAGGAACCACAACGGAGTTTCTTGCGAAGTTTCTTCCCGACAATATCGAGCTTACCGTACTTTGCTATACCCTTAATGTTCTGTTTTCGATTCTCGAAAAGAAGCAGTGCAAGAAGGTCCTTGCCGGTGGACATTATCATGAGAACACCATGTTGTTTGATTCTCCCGAAGGGATACAGCAAATCAGGCAGTTCCGTGCTAATAAAGCGTTTATCGGTGCAACGGGATTTAGCAGTCAGCTGGGAATTACCTGTTCGAATGAAGGGGAACCCATTATTAAGCAAACGGCATTGGAGTCGAGTCAGGAGAAGATCCTCATGATCGATTCCAGTAAGTTCGATTTTGTCAGGCCATATTATTTTGCCGAGCCCGAAGCCTTCGACATTATCATTACCGATACCGGTATTCCGGATGCATATAGAAAATACCTCGAAGATCTTGATGTTAATCTTATCCTCGTGTGA
- a CDS encoding autoinducer 2 ABC transporter substrate-binding protein, protein MKKILCMCFLVALAVGNVFAQGSGEAAGAAGDGTTKTVVMIVKQSDPWFDDMALGIEQLKKDTGMNVYVQVPASGDPSLQISIMENLIAQNVDAICIVPNDPKSLIPTIKKARDAGIIVVTHEAPDIAEYVDLDIEAFKGEEFGALFGEALGKALGGKGQYAGFVGGLTMTTHMEWYAAATQKIASDYPGMQNISKEPYEDSNSIDTAYSKTVEILKAYPNIKGFFDCSAHGVGISQALKDKGRTDLKVVSLAVPSMSSNYIKDGSMSTGFAWRPADAGYATAAAALMLINQETIETGTDLHATGYENVTREGNIAYGFAPLEFTPENVDNYNF, encoded by the coding sequence GTGAAAAAGATTCTTTGTATGTGCTTCTTGGTTGCTCTTGCTGTGGGCAATGTATTTGCTCAGGGCTCGGGTGAGGCGGCTGGTGCTGCCGGGGACGGTACCACGAAGACAGTTGTAATGATTGTTAAGCAGAGTGATCCGTGGTTCGACGACATGGCTTTGGGTATCGAACAGCTGAAAAAAGATACCGGCATGAATGTGTATGTACAGGTTCCTGCCTCCGGTGATCCCTCTTTACAGATATCCATTATGGAGAATCTGATTGCCCAGAATGTGGATGCTATCTGCATCGTTCCGAATGATCCCAAGTCCCTGATTCCCACCATAAAGAAGGCTCGCGACGCGGGAATCATCGTAGTGACACACGAGGCTCCGGATATTGCAGAATATGTCGACCTTGATATTGAGGCCTTCAAGGGTGAAGAGTTCGGTGCCTTGTTTGGTGAAGCCCTTGGTAAGGCGTTGGGAGGCAAGGGGCAGTATGCCGGCTTTGTCGGTGGACTGACGATGACCACCCACATGGAATGGTATGCTGCGGCAACGCAGAAAATTGCAAGTGACTACCCCGGTATGCAGAATATCTCCAAGGAACCCTATGAGGATAGCAACAGCATCGACACGGCCTATAGCAAGACCGTTGAAATCCTGAAGGCATATCCGAACATCAAGGGCTTCTTTGATTGTTCCGCTCATGGTGTTGGAATCTCTCAGGCGCTGAAGGACAAGGGCCGAACCGATCTTAAGGTCGTGTCCCTTGCCGTCCCGTCTATGTCTTCAAATTATATAAAAGATGGTAGTATGAGTACGGGATTTGCCTGGCGCCCTGCCGATGCCGGATATGCAACGGCAGCTGCGGCCCTCATGCTCATTAATCAGGAGACAATCGAGACCGGTACCGATTTACATGCTACCGGCTATGAGAATGTGACTCGGGAAGGAAATATTGCCTATGGATTTGCTCCATTGGAATTTACCCCCGAGAATGTCGACAACTATAATTTCTAA
- a CDS encoding sugar ABC transporter ATP-binding protein, which translates to MNEEPLLEFKKINKYFTGVHALKNIDFRLDRGSVHCLAGENGSGKSTLVKIASGVYTPTNGTISLHGTTYEKLNPSMAMSQGVHVIYQDLSLFEHMSLAENIAISKIHRDEKFVRQSHIMAIAEKQISKIGVDLDLHATVRESSMGNRQIAAICRALAMDAKILFMDEPTTALTRQEVERLLDIVVDLKRSGLSVIFISHKLDEILQVSDIITVFRDGNKVGDFPAGEMTAKKLSFYMTGKDVVYPKYQNSETKRQTLLQVRNLKANKLSNISLEVNKGDIVGVVGLLGSGRSEFALSLFGLNPAKSGTITLNGRECTIANAQVAKEYGIALLPEDRSTQGLFLQKTVCENISSAMIDSLAEKRGFFDWRKERSIAEEGVKSMNIKTPSIATLIENLSGGNQQKAAIAKWIRTNPTILIMDSPTVGIDIGSKAEIYHVIQDLARSGIGIILISDEVEEILTNCNKVVVFSNGKVSKTLGAAELHEAGIEKKLQELISLGARRKQHAEKA; encoded by the coding sequence ATGAATGAAGAGCCTTTGCTGGAATTCAAAAAGATAAACAAGTATTTTACCGGTGTTCATGCTCTGAAAAATATTGATTTTCGTTTGGATAGGGGAAGCGTCCATTGTCTTGCGGGGGAGAACGGTTCGGGAAAATCCACATTGGTAAAGATTGCTTCCGGAGTATATACGCCGACTAACGGAACAATTTCTTTGCATGGAACGACATATGAGAAGCTCAATCCCAGCATGGCCATGAGCCAAGGTGTTCATGTGATCTATCAGGATTTGTCGTTGTTTGAGCACATGTCGCTTGCTGAGAATATTGCAATAAGCAAAATACACCGTGATGAAAAATTTGTGCGGCAAAGTCATATCATGGCGATAGCGGAAAAGCAAATTTCCAAGATTGGTGTCGACCTGGATTTGCATGCGACGGTCCGTGAATCTTCCATGGGAAACAGGCAGATTGCCGCTATTTGCCGTGCCTTGGCCATGGATGCAAAAATCCTCTTTATGGATGAACCGACAACCGCTTTGACACGACAAGAGGTCGAACGCCTTCTGGATATTGTCGTTGATCTGAAACGTTCGGGGCTTTCCGTTATCTTTATCAGCCACAAATTAGACGAAATTCTGCAGGTATCCGATATCATTACCGTTTTTCGGGATGGCAACAAAGTAGGTGATTTCCCTGCCGGGGAGATGACTGCCAAGAAATTGTCATTTTATATGACCGGCAAAGATGTTGTGTATCCGAAATATCAAAATTCCGAGACGAAGCGGCAGACACTGTTGCAGGTTCGGAACCTAAAAGCAAATAAACTGTCCAATATATCCTTAGAAGTAAACAAGGGCGACATTGTAGGCGTTGTAGGTCTGCTTGGTTCCGGCAGGTCGGAATTTGCATTATCCCTATTTGGATTAAATCCTGCCAAAAGTGGAACCATCACCCTAAATGGAAGGGAATGTACGATTGCAAATGCCCAGGTTGCCAAGGAATATGGCATTGCATTATTACCGGAAGATAGAAGCACGCAAGGCTTATTCTTACAGAAGACGGTTTGTGAGAATATTTCTTCGGCCATGATAGATAGCTTGGCCGAGAAAAGAGGCTTTTTTGATTGGCGCAAGGAACGCAGCATAGCCGAAGAGGGCGTCAAATCGATGAACATCAAGACACCGTCGATCGCAACACTGATTGAAAACCTGTCCGGAGGAAATCAGCAAAAGGCTGCAATTGCCAAATGGATTCGTACCAATCCCACTATACTCATCATGGACTCTCCGACCGTAGGGATAGATATCGGCTCTAAGGCCGAAATCTATCATGTCATTCAGGATCTCGCCCGATCCGGTATCGGTATCATCTTGATTTCTGATGAAGTGGAAGAGATTCTCACCAACTGCAACAAGGTGGTGGTCTTCTCGAATGGTAAGGTTTCGAAGACCTTAGGTGCCGCCGAACTACATGAAGCAGGAATCGAAAAGAAATTACAGGAACTGATCAGCCTCGGTGCAAGGAGGAAGCAACATGCTGAAAAGGCATAA
- a CDS encoding ABC transporter permease translates to MLKRHNGITNTEMALFAIILIYSIVVGVVNSGFFNIDTQFDIIRSSSYVMVLAMGLLVVMLSGGIDISFMAMALFGSYTATKILVSTGSSSILLAFAISMGVGIGLGIINALLVSWLRLPPFIITLGTSNLFHGVMATFIGAKTYGGGRLPPSYSNFGSSTLFKVHTDIGDVGLSTSILFVLGAVLLTYFLIYRTTVGRGIVALGNSEEATKRIGYKPLLLRIVAYGYMGFLAGCAGMIYVCQVNAVYPDKMVGNELMVVAGVIIGGVSISGGKGRILGALLGIFIIYLLNSTLIFLGLTSSWNQLFVGAILIISVAVTSYQEKKKNQKHLIFNVSI, encoded by the coding sequence ATGCTGAAAAGGCATAATGGTATTACCAATACGGAAATGGCCCTCTTTGCTATCATCCTCATCTATTCCATTGTAGTTGGAGTGGTGAATAGCGGATTCTTCAATATTGATACACAGTTCGATATCATTCGCTCCTCGTCCTACGTCATGGTGCTGGCAATGGGACTACTTGTCGTTATGCTGAGTGGAGGCATTGATATTTCCTTTATGGCAATGGCCTTGTTCGGTAGCTATACAGCGACAAAGATCCTGGTATCGACGGGTTCTTCCAGTATTCTACTTGCCTTTGCAATTTCCATGGGAGTTGGCATCGGCTTGGGGATTATCAACGCCTTACTGGTTAGCTGGTTACGGCTTCCTCCATTCATTATCACCCTTGGGACGTCGAATCTTTTCCACGGCGTTATGGCGACCTTTATCGGCGCGAAAACCTATGGCGGAGGAAGATTACCGCCGAGCTATTCCAATTTCGGATCTTCAACCCTATTTAAGGTTCATACGGATATTGGCGATGTGGGGCTAAGCACCAGTATCCTTTTTGTGCTCGGAGCGGTGTTGCTTACCTACTTTTTAATCTACCGCACGACAGTGGGACGGGGAATTGTTGCCTTAGGAAACTCTGAAGAAGCCACTAAACGAATTGGATACAAGCCCCTCCTCTTGCGAATTGTCGCCTATGGATATATGGGCTTTCTTGCCGGTTGTGCGGGTATGATCTATGTATGCCAGGTGAATGCAGTATATCCCGACAAGATGGTTGGAAATGAGTTGATGGTTGTCGCGGGAGTCATTATCGGCGGTGTCAGCATTAGCGGAGGAAAGGGACGAATCTTAGGCGCCCTTTTGGGAATTTTTATTATCTACCTCCTGAATTCAACATTGATTTTCCTTGGCCTCACATCTTCGTGGAATCAATTGTTTGTGGGTGCCATTCTGATTATTTCCGTTGCAGTTACTTCCTATCAGGAAAAGAAAAAGAACCAAAAACACCTGATTTTCAATGTGAGTATATAA
- a CDS encoding ABC transporter permease produces MKCEKKTFEKNPTSLSYVAILLLVVFAIVFGRAMYSGRNLSSMAFQMPEFGFVTLGMMLAFLLGGIDLSIIANANLSGILAAHILTGQWLPFIPEGMKIPVAIIGAILVSAALGSFNGLLITRFGAPSLIATLGTMTLYAGIGMAITGGKSIVGFPEAFTRIGIASMAGVPIIFIMFIIVAFLIGFFLERSRLGRKIYLCGESPVASLFSGIHNDRIIFIVFTIIGVLAGLSGLTIISRVNSAKVGYGDAYLLQSLIVCVIGGINPLGGRGRSIGIVIAVILMQMLSSSFTIMQLSPYATKMIWGLMLVVVMGLTRESDRIRRVSRRISEKVGIAKRRKDC; encoded by the coding sequence ATGAAATGTGAAAAAAAGACCTTTGAGAAAAATCCTACCTCCCTGTCCTATGTGGCCATTTTATTACTGGTAGTCTTTGCCATTGTGTTTGGCAGGGCCATGTATTCGGGGCGAAACCTTTCCTCCATGGCATTTCAGATGCCGGAATTTGGTTTTGTCACCTTAGGGATGATGTTGGCGTTTCTGCTGGGCGGTATCGACCTTTCCATCATTGCAAATGCAAACCTTTCGGGGATTTTGGCCGCGCATATTTTGACAGGACAGTGGCTTCCGTTTATTCCGGAGGGCATGAAGATCCCTGTGGCAATCATCGGAGCTATTCTTGTTTCCGCTGCTTTGGGCAGTTTCAACGGATTATTGATCACCCGTTTCGGGGCTCCCTCGCTAATTGCGACCTTGGGGACCATGACGCTCTATGCGGGGATCGGTATGGCGATTACCGGCGGGAAGAGCATTGTCGGATTTCCTGAAGCCTTTACCAGAATCGGCATTGCATCCATGGCTGGTGTTCCCATCATCTTTATCATGTTTATTATCGTCGCTTTCCTCATAGGGTTTTTCTTGGAACGGTCAAGACTCGGTCGAAAGATCTATCTTTGTGGAGAGAGTCCTGTTGCTTCTTTGTTTTCGGGAATTCACAATGATCGGATCATCTTCATTGTGTTTACCATAATTGGAGTATTAGCCGGTCTGTCGGGTCTGACAATCATCAGCCGGGTAAATTCCGCGAAAGTCGGATACGGTGATGCCTATCTCTTACAGTCTCTGATCGTTTGCGTCATCGGCGGTATTAATCCGCTGGGGGGCAGGGGAAGGTCTATTGGTATCGTCATAGCGGTAATCCTGATGCAGATGCTTTCTTCTTCTTTTACCATTATGCAGTTGTCTCCCTATGCAACGAAGATGATTTGGGGCCTGATGCTGGTTGTGGTTATGGGCCTGACGAGGGAATCTGATCGCATAAGGCGGGTGTCCAGAAGAATTTCTGAAAAAGTGGGTATCGCAAAAAGGCGAAAGGATTGTTGA
- a CDS encoding SIS domain-containing protein, translated as MDMYKELSETILQEHKAVFAAQDMQQYDAAVALIASYERIFVIGVGREGLAARSFAMRLMHVGKTVHWIWDDTTPGLQEDDLLIAVNGSSRIGHINYVIEQAKKSRCKVLVVTGSPSGKAASALADQVLFVPAMVFNGTDKVVSSIQPMGSLFEQHLFMLFDVMILDLEKRCKVSSEEMEKRHRNVE; from the coding sequence ATGGATATGTATAAAGAGTTGTCCGAAACGATTTTGCAGGAGCATAAAGCGGTTTTTGCTGCTCAGGATATGCAGCAATATGATGCTGCTGTTGCTTTGATTGCATCCTATGAGCGTATTTTTGTCATCGGTGTAGGACGCGAGGGCCTTGCCGCTCGTTCCTTCGCCATGCGTCTAATGCATGTGGGGAAAACGGTTCACTGGATCTGGGATGATACCACCCCGGGCCTGCAGGAAGACGATCTTTTGATTGCCGTCAACGGAAGTTCCCGCATCGGTCATATTAATTATGTTATTGAACAAGCAAAAAAAAGCCGGTGTAAGGTTTTGGTCGTAACTGGATCACCTTCCGGGAAAGCCGCCTCTGCTTTGGCCGACCAGGTACTTTTTGTACCGGCAATGGTGTTCAATGGAACCGATAAGGTGGTTTCGTCCATTCAGCCTATGGGAAGCTTGTTCGAGCAGCACCTTTTCATGCTTTTTGATGTGATGATTCTCGATTTGGAGAAACGATGTAAGGTAAGTTCTGAGGAAATGGAGAAACGGCATCGAAACGTGGAGTAG